Proteins from a single region of Neodiprion virginianus isolate iyNeoVirg1 chromosome 4, iyNeoVirg1.1, whole genome shotgun sequence:
- the LOC124302333 gene encoding neprilysin-1-like isoform X5 translates to MNGAFYKLGEFYKSCVDFKKRPANFSPMYQLLDELGGYMPPRRMAPSDITPLVASLLRVNGAPLFDVYVDVEPYDHTRRAVFLDLPTKSEVNTFYERQKWLQDNFLPSDELKMQGNNVVESKAYTFIKQRSLQLRVEEQRLLQMEKILQGFLPKNMGAKERENETNQILLFCSMLNKIYPRHKDLYNWMDQRGFLAHNLTSLQENFGYIRWGTLFGEVLGADRNHDQELLGPEDQVIYVYVTAPHYFRSLGKLLNRFSRRIIHNGLLLLYARDTLHDVVNVSASKNWNASCSKLSTAVFSSAVGALYVQQYSQQHLNSVADKVTRLFDRIKSTLAERMLVMSWLDEETRTQALLKLRALEGKFHVWPGFQNNTRIAMEMTEVVVDPHDFFSNVVTRFRQIRAVKGDALRGNITSKWPHPFVVNAYYDSTVNAIVIPTAMLTAWPWDVGPSYMSHATLGVVIGHEVLHAFDVHHRSHHPEEWLWLTTESRRRLEARIECVAKLYAGSFWKKVQFLGNSVDVQLRRRLLDPRFQFDWNVTRNENMADIGALQISYQAWQTLTNGKDRTLPGLQALRPSQLFFIAAAQPYCSNVTAEDYIMSVELDDHTPHPERVNGIVMNSQAFAEAFRCPAGSKMNPQRKCSTW, encoded by the exons TGTATCAACTTCTCGACGAACTCGGGGGTTACATGCCACCCCGTAGAATGGCACCCTCGGACATCACCCCTCTGGTCGCATCCCTCCTGAGGGTCAACGGGGCGCCCTTGTTCGATGTTTACGTAGACGTTGAGCCCTACGATCACACGAGACGCGCCGTCTTTCTCGACCTCCCGACGAAATCCGAGGTGAACACCTTCTACGAACGACAG AAATGGCTGCAGGACAATTTCTTACCGAGCGACGAGCTGAAAATGCAGGGTAACAACGTCGTCGAGAGTAAAGCCTACACGTTTATAAAG CAACGATCTTTGCAGCTCAGAGTCGAGGAGCAGAGGCTACTTCAGATGGAGAAGATACTTCAGggatttttgccaaaaaatatGGGCGCCAAGGAAAGGGAGAACGAAACGAACCAAATTCTCCTGTTTTGTTCCATGCTCAACAAG ATTTATCCGCGACACAAGGACCTTTACAACTGGATGGATCAGCGGGGATTCTTGGCGCACAATCTCACCTCATTGCAGGAGAATTTCGGTTAT ATAAGGTGGGGGACGCTGTTCGGTGAAGTACTAGGCGCTGATCGCAATCACGATCAAGAACTTCTCGGGCCTGAGGATCAGGTGATTTACGTCTACGTCACAGCGCCTCACTACTTCCGGAGTCTAGGGAAATTGCTGAACCGTTTCTCCCGCAG GATCATCCACAACGGCCTGCTGCTTCTCTACGCCCGGGACACGCTTCACGACGTGGTTAACGTCAGCGCTAGCAAGAACTGGAACGCTTCGTGCAGCAAGTTGTCAACCGCGGTGTTCAGCTCGGCAGTCGGGGCGCTTTACGTGCAGCAATACAGCCAACAGCATCTAAACTCGGTAGCCGACAAG GTGACGCGGTTATTCGATCGCATAAAAAGCACCCTCGCTGAACGGATGTTGGTGATGTCCTGGCTGGACGAGGAGACGCGAACACAGGCTCTTCTGAAGCTGCGTGCTTTGGAGGGAAAGTTTCACGTGTGGCCAGGATTTCAGAACAACACGAGAATCGCTATGGAAATGACGGAG GTAGTCGTCGACCCTCACGACTTCTTTTCAAACGTTGTGACAAGGTTCAGGCAGATCAGAGCCGTCAAGGGAGACGCGCTTCGCGGCAACATCACCTCTAA ATGGCCTCATCCATTCGTCGTCAATGCCTACTACGATTCGACTGTGAACGCGATTG TAATACCAACGGCGATGTTGACTGCCTGGCCATGGGACGTGGGTCCGAGTTACATGTCCCACGCGACGCTAGGCGTCGTGATTGGTCACGAGGTCTTGCACGCTTTCGACGTTCATCATCGCAGTCATCACCCGGAAGAGTGGCTTTGGCTGACGACGGAGTCGCGGCGTCGTTTGGAGGCGCGAATAGAATGCGTCGCAAAGCTTTACGCCGGAAGTTTTTGGAAGAAAGTTCAATTTCTCGGGAACAGCGTCGACGTCCAG TTGAGACGACGATTACTCGATCCGCGATTTCAGTTCGACTGGAACGTCACCCGGAATGAAAACATGGCCGACATTGGTGCCTTGCAAATATCATACCAGGCCTGGCAGACCCTGACGAACGGCAAGGATCGAACTCTTCCCGGTCTCCAGGCCCTCAGACCAAGCCAATTGTTCTTCATAGCCGCGGCACAG CCGTACTGCTCAAACGTCACAGCCGAGGATTACATAATGTCCGTTGAATTGGACGACCACACGCCTCATCCTGAGAG AGTGAACGGCATTGTGATGAACTCTCAGGCGTTCGCGGAGGCGTTTCGATGTCCCGCAGGATCTAAAATGAATCCTCAACGAAAGTGCAGCACCTGGTGA